In one window of Synechococcus sp. M16CYN DNA:
- a CDS encoding metal ABC transporter substrate-binding protein, producing MLICGCGNRSQTTQNDQRPRVLATFTILADLARNVAGDRLRVSSIVKEGSEVHGYQPTPSDIERSVGADLLIENGLGLELWARRFTMAAGNIPTLTISQGMEPLLIGEDSYAGKPNPHAWMSPRRAMDYVDQLREAFIRLDPKGAEYYSNNAEIYKKQLQVLDYELRLAVKTIPPQHRILVSCEGAFTYLATDYGLEEAYLWPVNAESRITPKRMARLINTVRDRAVPAVFCESTVSDKAQREVASVTNARFGGTFFVDSISEPNGPAPTLLDLQRHNVRLIREGLTAPGERS from the coding sequence CTGCTGATTTGCGGATGTGGTAACCGCTCTCAAACCACTCAGAACGATCAGCGCCCCAGGGTCCTTGCAACCTTCACGATCCTAGCAGATTTGGCCAGAAATGTAGCCGGTGATCGGCTTCGAGTAAGTTCGATCGTGAAGGAGGGTTCCGAAGTCCATGGATATCAGCCAACGCCTAGCGACATTGAACGATCCGTGGGAGCAGATCTTTTAATTGAAAACGGACTAGGCCTCGAACTCTGGGCTCGTCGATTCACAATGGCAGCAGGAAATATTCCTACCCTGACTATTTCTCAAGGGATGGAGCCCCTTTTAATTGGAGAGGATTCCTATGCAGGGAAGCCAAATCCCCACGCCTGGATGTCGCCGCGACGCGCTATGGACTACGTTGACCAACTGCGAGAAGCCTTTATCCGGCTAGACCCCAAAGGTGCTGAGTACTATTCAAATAATGCTGAGATTTATAAAAAGCAACTTCAGGTCTTAGATTATGAGCTTCGCCTTGCCGTTAAGACAATCCCACCTCAACACAGAATTTTAGTAAGCTGCGAGGGCGCTTTTACTTACTTAGCAACTGATTACGGACTTGAGGAGGCCTATTTGTGGCCGGTCAATGCGGAAAGTAGGATTACACCCAAGCGCATGGCCCGACTGATCAATACAGTGCGCGATCGTGCAGTTCCTGCGGTTTTTTGTGAGAGTACGGTCAGTGATAAAGCTCAGAGAGAGGTAGCCTCGGTAACCAATGCTCGCTTTGGTGGCACATTTTTTGTAGACTCAATCTCCGAACCAAACGGACCTGCGCCAACGTTATTAGATCTACAACGACACAATGTAAGGCTGATTCGTGAAGGTTTGACAGCTCCAGGAGAACGCAGTTGA
- the nth gene encoding endonuclease III, producing the protein MSHNNVSRKSERAKIILKRLNQYYPEVTSPLNHRDPFTLLVAVLLSAQCTDKKVNEVTPALLAAGPDPAAMASLDETTITNHIRQLGLAKTKAKHLRRLAELLMKNHAGTVPQSLKELEALPGVGHKTASVVMAQAFGVPTFPVDTHIHRLAQRWDLSDGSTVINTEKDLKQLFPREHWNRLHLQIIFYGREFCTARGCDGRVCPLCRELFPKRRKPVVTRKA; encoded by the coding sequence GTGTCACACAATAATGTTTCGCGCAAATCTGAGCGAGCCAAGATCATCCTGAAAAGGTTGAATCAATATTACCCAGAAGTGACAAGCCCACTCAACCATAGGGATCCTTTCACCCTGCTAGTGGCAGTTTTATTGAGCGCTCAATGTACGGATAAAAAGGTCAATGAAGTCACGCCCGCGTTATTAGCTGCGGGTCCAGATCCTGCTGCGATGGCTTCTCTCGATGAAACAACCATCACAAATCACATTCGTCAACTCGGCTTGGCCAAGACGAAAGCCAAACACTTGCGCCGGCTTGCCGAACTCTTGATGAAGAACCATGCAGGTACGGTACCTCAAAGCTTGAAAGAACTCGAAGCTTTGCCAGGGGTTGGTCATAAAACCGCAAGCGTAGTTATGGCTCAAGCCTTCGGTGTACCTACGTTTCCTGTGGATACTCACATTCATCGCCTCGCTCAACGTTGGGATTTGAGTGATGGTTCAACTGTAATTAATACCGAGAAGGATCTAAAGCAACTTTTCCCAAGAGAACACTGGAATCGACTCCATCTACAAATCATTTTTTACGGTAGAGAATTTTGTACAGCTCGAGGGTGTGATGGACGAGTCTGCCCTCTTTGTCGAGAGTTGTTCCCTAAACGCCGCAAACCAGTAGTCACACGAAAAGCTTAA
- a CDS encoding metal ABC transporter ATP-binding protein, which translates to MRIEAKQLCVDYDGITALYDVGLHLPAGCICGLVGMNGAGKSTLFKALTGFVRPSQGLIRINGCSMRKAQRQQAVAYVPQSERIDSQFPVSVWDVVMMGRYGAMNLLRIPRNSDRAAVRDALERVELLELRNRPIGTLSGGQRKRTFLARAIAQRADVFLLDEPFNGVDVRTEKLMAQLFVQFREDGYTILISTHNLNHVRDFCDLVVLINKTVLAYGETSKVFTPKNLAMTFGGLPPDLLIGNGS; encoded by the coding sequence ATTCGCATTGAAGCTAAGCAACTTTGCGTTGATTACGATGGCATCACAGCGCTGTACGATGTTGGCCTACACTTACCGGCCGGTTGCATCTGTGGTTTAGTCGGGATGAATGGGGCTGGCAAATCCACGTTGTTTAAAGCTCTCACCGGTTTTGTTCGCCCATCTCAAGGATTGATTCGGATCAATGGTTGCAGTATGCGCAAAGCCCAGCGCCAGCAAGCGGTTGCTTACGTTCCCCAAAGCGAAAGGATTGATTCTCAATTCCCCGTTTCGGTTTGGGATGTGGTGATGATGGGTCGCTATGGGGCGATGAACCTGTTGAGGATTCCGCGCAATTCCGACCGAGCTGCTGTTCGAGACGCTCTTGAACGTGTGGAGTTACTGGAACTTCGTAACCGTCCAATTGGTACCCTCTCTGGTGGTCAACGTAAGCGTACCTTTTTAGCTCGAGCAATTGCCCAAAGAGCTGATGTGTTCTTGTTAGATGAACCATTCAACGGTGTCGATGTACGCACTGAAAAGTTGATGGCGCAACTGTTTGTTCAATTTCGCGAAGATGGATATACTATCCTAATTTCTACCCATAATCTTAACCATGTGCGAGATTTCTGTGATTTAGTGGTACTGATTAATAAGACGGTACTCGCCTATGGTGAGACTTCTAAAGTGTTTACACCTAAGAACCTTGCGATGACTTTTGGCGGGCTGCCGCCAGATTTACTGATTGGCAACGGCTCATAA